Proteins encoded by one window of Chryseobacterium foetidum:
- a CDS encoding cyclophilin-like fold protein, translating to MKSLIPIIAVLFTFSCCTASCSKEDEPTSTENNGSVNTNPSTTKMKITIGTAVFTATLYGNSSATAFKPLLPLTVNMAELNSNEKYFDLPNPLPTNASVGGAIKNGDLMLYGSNTLVLFYKNFNTSYSYSKLGNIDNPTGLAEALGNGNVVVKLENN from the coding sequence ATGAAATCTCTAATACCAATTATCGCCGTTCTGTTTACATTTTCCTGTTGCACCGCAAGTTGCAGTAAAGAAGATGAACCTACTTCAACCGAAAATAACGGCAGTGTAAACACCAATCCATCCACAACAAAAATGAAAATTACCATTGGCACCGCAGTTTTTACCGCAACGCTGTACGGCAATTCAAGTGCGACAGCTTTTAAACCCCTGTTGCCCCTTACGGTAAATATGGCAGAATTGAATAGCAACGAAAAATACTTCGATTTACCCAATCCGCTTCCCACCAATGCATCGGTTGGTGGTGCAATTAAAAACGGCGATTTAATGCTGTACGGAAGCAATACGCTGGTGCTTTTTTATAAAAATTTTAATACCTCTTACAGCTATTCAAAACTGGGAAATATCGATAATCCTACCGGGCTTGCCGAGGCTTTGGGCAATGGAAATGTGGTGGTGAAACTTGAGAACAATTAA
- a CDS encoding cupin domain-containing protein: protein MKKNLKNFSVIAVLAIILLSCNNKNQEKMETDKSELTEIFPKGEKGASENFTGNAYNIGLVDADSLLTTAVGNVYFEPGARSNWHSHPAGQILIITDGIGYHQIERQPIEVIKKGSVVKCPPNVRHWHGASAEVGLQQLYIVPNTEKGIVNWQEVVTDEVYKSVK, encoded by the coding sequence ATGAAAAAGAATTTAAAAAACTTTTCAGTGATAGCCGTTTTGGCGATAATCCTGCTATCGTGCAACAATAAAAATCAGGAAAAAATGGAAACAGATAAAAGTGAATTAACAGAAATTTTCCCGAAAGGCGAAAAAGGGGCAAGCGAAAATTTTACCGGAAATGCCTACAATATTGGTTTGGTAGATGCAGACAGTCTGCTCACAACGGCGGTAGGCAATGTCTATTTTGAACCCGGCGCAAGAAGCAATTGGCACAGTCATCCAGCCGGACAGATTTTAATTATTACAGACGGAATTGGCTACCATCAGATAGAACGACAGCCAATTGAAGTCATAAAAAAAGGAAGTGTGGTAAAATGCCCACCCAACGTCCGTCATTGGCACGGAGCCAGTGCAGAGGTAGGTTTACAGCAACTATACATCGTCCCCAACACCGAAAAAGGAATTGTAAACTGGCAGGAAGTTGTGACGGATGAAGTTTATAAAAGTGTAAAGTAA
- a CDS encoding aldo/keto reductase gives MKNENKKTNPLMRRDFLKAASVLSLATVASGTLMSFGSSDRNVADKKMKDNNLGTILTKKRTLGSKKNPLKVSAIQLGCMGMHTGRGVHPDHKTMLKLIRNAAERGCDFFDTAEVYGPYINEELVGEAMKPLRNQVAISTKFGFAIDGTNALNSKPEHIRKVVEQSLKRLQTDRIDLLYQHRVDKNVPVEDVAGTVKDLIKEGKVLHFGLSEAKAETIRKAHAVCPVTAVQSEYSLMTRLPEEFIFSTLQELEIGFVAYSPLCRGLLGGNLNEYSDLKTNDIRGAWPRFQPDAIRQNLRIVDVLNEFGKTRGMTSSQICLSWMLSKYPFIVPLPGTTKLSHLEEDFRAADFTLSLAEITELETKIAKIGIVGDRYDAKQQAQVEY, from the coding sequence ATGAAAAATGAAAATAAAAAAACCAATCCCCTAATGCGGAGAGACTTCCTGAAAGCGGCTTCTGTATTGAGTTTGGCAACAGTAGCTTCGGGAACGCTGATGAGTTTTGGTTCATCGGACAGGAATGTTGCTGACAAGAAAATGAAAGACAACAACCTTGGTACTATACTCACTAAAAAGAGGACCTTGGGCTCGAAAAAAAATCCTTTGAAGGTTTCTGCAATTCAGTTGGGTTGTATGGGTATGCACACGGGTCGTGGCGTTCACCCAGACCATAAAACAATGTTGAAACTGATACGGAATGCGGCAGAACGTGGCTGTGATTTTTTTGATACTGCCGAAGTGTATGGTCCATACATCAATGAAGAACTCGTGGGCGAAGCTATGAAACCCCTCCGAAATCAAGTAGCAATATCCACAAAATTCGGATTTGCCATTGATGGTACCAATGCTTTAAACAGCAAGCCGGAGCATATTCGCAAAGTGGTGGAACAATCGCTCAAACGTTTGCAAACCGACAGAATTGACCTTTTGTATCAACATCGGGTAGATAAAAATGTTCCGGTTGAGGATGTTGCCGGAACCGTAAAAGACCTTATAAAAGAAGGAAAAGTATTGCATTTCGGGCTTAGCGAAGCAAAGGCAGAAACCATCCGGAAAGCTCACGCCGTTTGTCCAGTAACGGCGGTGCAAAGCGAGTATTCTTTAATGACCAGACTGCCGGAAGAGTTTATTTTTTCTACTTTACAGGAGCTGGAAATAGGTTTTGTGGCATACAGTCCGTTGTGTAGAGGTTTGTTGGGCGGAAATTTGAATGAATATTCTGATTTAAAAACAAATGATATTCGTGGAGCCTGGCCAAGATTTCAGCCCGATGCTATAAGGCAAAACCTTCGCATTGTAGATGTGTTGAATGAATTTGGCAAAACGAGAGGAATGACCTCTTCCCAAATATGCCTCAGCTGGATGCTTTCAAAATATCCTTTCATCGTTCCATTACCCGGCACCACCAAACTTTCACATTTAGAAGAAGATTTCAGAGCCGCAGATTTTACATTATCTCTGGCAGAAATTACTGAACTTGAAACCAAAATAGCAAAAATAGGAATTGTTGGAGACCGCTACGATGCCAAACAGCAGGCACAGGTAGAATACTGA
- a CDS encoding SDR family oxidoreductase, with the protein MENNIKNKVIVITGASSGMGEAAAKHLAELGATVVLGARRAEKIEQLAKQINETGGKALAVKADVIHLEQVKNLVDTAVKQFGKVDVILNNAGIMPLSPMDRINVEEWNSMIDVNIKGVLNGIAAVLPYMKEQKFGQIINTASVAGHKVFNGSAVYSATKYAVRALTEGLRMEVKPYNIRTTIVCPGAVKTELLEHISEADIQQANKDYVGEVGISPDSFARVVAFAISQPEDVDINEVIFRPTAQEM; encoded by the coding sequence ATGGAAAATAATATCAAAAATAAAGTAATAGTTATTACCGGTGCAAGCAGCGGAATGGGCGAAGCTGCCGCAAAACATTTAGCTGAATTGGGTGCAACAGTAGTTCTTGGCGCAAGAAGAGCCGAAAAAATTGAACAGTTAGCAAAACAAATCAATGAAACCGGCGGAAAAGCACTTGCCGTAAAAGCAGACGTAATCCATCTGGAACAGGTAAAAAATCTTGTAGATACGGCTGTAAAACAATTTGGCAAAGTAGATGTGATTTTAAACAACGCCGGAATAATGCCTTTGTCGCCTATGGACAGAATTAATGTGGAGGAGTGGAACTCGATGATAGATGTGAACATAAAAGGTGTACTGAATGGTATTGCTGCGGTTCTTCCGTATATGAAGGAACAAAAATTTGGTCAGATTATCAACACAGCATCTGTTGCCGGTCATAAAGTGTTCAATGGTTCTGCTGTTTATTCTGCTACCAAATATGCAGTTCGTGCCTTAACCGAAGGCCTGCGAATGGAAGTGAAACCCTATAACATCCGTACCACGATTGTCTGCCCCGGAGCTGTAAAAACAGAATTGCTGGAACATATTTCCGAAGCAGATATTCAGCAGGCCAATAAAGATTATGTGGGCGAAGTGGGCATCAGTCCGGACAGTTTTGCCCGTGTAGTAGCTTTCGCCATCAGCCAGCCAGAAGATGTGGATATTAATGAAGTTATTTTTAGACCGACGGCGCAGGAGATGTAA
- a CDS encoding carboxymuconolactone decarboxylase family protein, whose translation MQKRFNFKEVAPSALKAMVGLEMYLSKASISETAKDLIKIRASQINGCAYCINIHTQEAIKNGDTNQRIFLLNAWREAEDIFTEEEKVVLAITEEITLIHQNGLSDDTYSTALQFFSESQIADIITAIITINLWNRVVLSTHLLIGQSLA comes from the coding sequence ATGCAAAAACGATTTAACTTTAAGGAAGTTGCACCAAGCGCACTAAAAGCAATGGTTGGTTTAGAAATGTATCTTTCAAAGGCTTCAATATCTGAAACAGCCAAAGATCTTATAAAGATCCGAGCATCACAAATTAATGGCTGTGCCTATTGTATTAACATTCACACTCAAGAGGCAATTAAAAATGGTGATACAAACCAACGAATTTTTTTATTGAATGCTTGGAGAGAGGCTGAAGATATTTTTACGGAAGAAGAAAAAGTAGTGTTGGCGATAACGGAAGAGATAACATTAATCCATCAAAATGGATTGTCAGATGACACCTATTCAACCGCATTACAGTTTTTTAGCGAAAGTCAAATTGCAGATATTATAACTGCCATAATTACCATTAACCTCTGGAACAGGGTCGTATTAAGTACTCACTTACTGATAGGACAAAGTCTGGCATAG
- the gcvP gene encoding aminomethyl-transferring glycine dehydrogenase → MNTEQFVSRHISLNEADKQAMLEKVGVSSIEELISQTIPSSIRLAKDLDISEPLSEYEMIRHSKELAMKNADFTNYIGFGYHNTLLPAAIKRNIFENPSWYTAYTPYQAEIAQGRLEALLNYQTVICDLTGFALANASLLDESTAAAEAMHMFFNNRTKDQKKAGANKFFISDLVLPQTVSVLRTKAEGLEIEIVQGDHKAHQLDASFYGVLLQYPGKNGIVLDYTEDIVEYKKLDLQVVLACDPMALVKLKSPASMGADCAVGTSQRFGVPMGYGGPHAAFFSCREEYKRDIPGRIIGVSQDAYGKRALRMALQTREQHIKRERATSNICTAQVLLAVMAGMYAVYHGPKGLNFIADQIHYKANALKKGLVTLGYDVAEEPIFDTVKIFMSEEEKTRLLRMMKDHKINLNYFTEGVVSIAINESSTVEKLDDLMSSFGYFKEKQVSKLELKEEYSIPDDLLRKDEILTEEVFNKYHTETELMRYIKRLERKDLSLTHSMISLGSCTMKLNAATQMLPLSWGEWGSVHPFVPVDQAKGYQEMILELEKDLAEITGFAGTSLQPNSGAQGEYAGLMVIREYHISRGEGHRNVVLIPQSAHGTNPASAAMAGMKIIVVKNLESGEIDFEDFKAKTEQHSANLSCVMITYPSTYGFFDANIKEITALVHEHGGQVYMDGANMNAQVGYTSPGNIGADVCHLNLHKTFAIPHGGGGPGVGPICVAKHLVPFLPSNANIKVGTKDSIEGISAAPYGSGLILNISYSYIKMLGTDGLKKATEHAILNANYLKEILAEHFPILYSNTEGRVAHECIVDFRQFKSLGIEVADVAKRLMDYGFHAPTVSFPVAGTLMIEPTESENKAEIDRFAEALISIKQEIDEIANGEADQANNVLKNAPHTEQIVISDSWDKPYSREKAAYPLDWVREHKFFASVSRVDEAYGDRNLVCTCEPIEAYM, encoded by the coding sequence ATGAATACAGAACAGTTTGTGAGCCGTCACATTTCCTTAAATGAAGCCGATAAACAGGCGATGCTGGAAAAAGTTGGCGTTTCAAGTATTGAGGAGTTAATTTCCCAAACAATACCTTCTTCCATCCGTTTAGCCAAGGATTTAGACATTTCAGAACCACTTTCAGAATACGAAATGATTCGACATTCAAAAGAACTGGCTATGAAAAATGCTGATTTTACCAATTATATCGGCTTCGGATATCACAATACGCTTTTACCGGCGGCTATCAAAAGAAATATTTTTGAAAACCCAAGCTGGTACACAGCCTACACGCCGTACCAGGCAGAAATTGCACAGGGAAGACTGGAAGCTTTGCTTAATTATCAGACCGTAATTTGTGACCTGACAGGTTTTGCTTTGGCTAATGCGTCTTTACTGGATGAGTCTACGGCAGCAGCAGAAGCAATGCACATGTTTTTTAATAACAGGACAAAAGATCAGAAGAAGGCAGGAGCAAACAAGTTCTTTATTTCAGACTTGGTGTTGCCTCAAACTGTTTCGGTTCTTAGAACTAAAGCAGAAGGTTTAGAAATAGAAATCGTACAGGGAGATCACAAAGCTCACCAGTTGGATGCTTCTTTCTATGGAGTTTTATTACAGTATCCTGGTAAAAACGGAATCGTTTTAGACTATACAGAAGATATTGTAGAATATAAAAAATTAGATCTACAGGTTGTTTTAGCTTGTGATCCGATGGCTTTAGTTAAACTGAAATCTCCGGCCTCCATGGGTGCTGACTGTGCGGTAGGAACTTCACAGAGATTTGGTGTACCGATGGGTTACGGTGGTCCTCACGCAGCATTTTTCTCTTGTAGAGAAGAGTACAAAAGAGATATTCCGGGAAGAATTATCGGGGTCTCTCAGGATGCTTACGGAAAACGTGCTTTGAGAATGGCTTTGCAGACAAGAGAGCAACATATCAAAAGAGAGAGAGCTACGTCAAATATCTGTACGGCTCAGGTTCTTTTGGCTGTTATGGCTGGAATGTACGCTGTTTACCACGGTCCGAAAGGATTAAATTTCATCGCAGATCAGATTCATTATAAAGCCAATGCACTTAAAAAAGGATTAGTAACCTTAGGTTATGATGTTGCAGAAGAGCCGATCTTTGACACTGTAAAAATCTTTATGAGTGAAGAAGAAAAGACAAGACTTCTCAGAATGATGAAGGATCATAAGATCAATCTGAATTATTTCACAGAAGGTGTTGTAAGTATCGCCATCAATGAAAGTTCGACAGTTGAGAAGCTTGACGATCTGATGTCTTCATTCGGTTATTTTAAAGAAAAACAGGTTTCAAAATTAGAATTGAAAGAGGAATACAGTATTCCTGATGATTTGTTGAGAAAAGACGAAATTCTGACGGAAGAAGTATTTAACAAATACCATACAGAAACAGAATTGATGCGTTACATCAAACGTTTGGAGAGAAAAGATCTTTCTTTAACGCACTCAATGATTTCTTTGGGATCCTGTACAATGAAACTGAACGCAGCGACTCAAATGTTGCCTCTATCTTGGGGTGAGTGGGGAAGTGTGCACCCTTTCGTACCTGTAGACCAGGCGAAAGGATATCAGGAAATGATTCTTGAACTTGAAAAGGATTTGGCTGAAATCACCGGCTTTGCGGGGACTTCACTTCAGCCAAACTCAGGGGCTCAGGGAGAATATGCAGGTTTGATGGTGATAAGAGAATATCACATTTCACGAGGCGAAGGTCACAGAAATGTAGTGCTTATTCCTCAGTCTGCACACGGAACCAATCCGGCTTCTGCAGCAATGGCTGGAATGAAAATTATTGTTGTTAAAAACCTTGAAAGCGGAGAAATAGATTTCGAAGATTTCAAAGCAAAAACAGAACAGCATTCTGCAAATTTATCTTGCGTGATGATTACCTATCCGTCGACTTACGGATTCTTTGATGCCAACATTAAAGAGATTACAGCGCTTGTTCATGAGCACGGCGGACAGGTTTATATGGACGGTGCCAATATGAACGCTCAGGTAGGATACACAAGTCCTGGAAATATTGGTGCAGACGTTTGTCACTTAAATCTTCACAAAACCTTTGCTATTCCTCACGGAGGTGGAGGTCCTGGAGTAGGCCCAATCTGCGTGGCTAAACATTTGGTTCCTTTCTTACCATCAAATGCGAACATTAAAGTGGGAACTAAAGATTCGATTGAAGGTATTTCTGCTGCGCCTTACGGTTCAGGTTTAATTCTGAATATCTCTTATTCTTACATTAAAATGTTAGGAACTGACGGATTGAAAAAAGCAACTGAGCACGCAATTTTAAATGCTAACTATTTAAAAGAAATTTTAGCAGAACACTTCCCAATCTTATACTCAAATACTGAGGGTAGGGTTGCACACGAGTGTATCGTAGATTTCAGACAGTTCAAATCTTTAGGAATTGAAGTGGCTGATGTTGCCAAAAGACTGATGGATTATGGTTTCCACGCTCCTACGGTTTCTTTCCCGGTTGCCGGAACATTGATGATCGAACCAACAGAATCTGAAAACAAAGCTGAAATCGACCGTTTTGCTGAAGCGCTTATCTCAATCAAACAGGAGATTGACGAGATCGCAAATGGTGAAGCAGACCAAGCAAACAACGTACTGAAAAACGCTCCTCACACCGAGCAGATCGTTATTTCTGATTCCTGGGACAAACCTTACAGCAGAGAAAAAGCAGCTTATCCTTTGGATTGGGTAAGAGAGCACAAATTCTTTGCCTCAGTTTCAAGAGTTGATGAAGCTTACGGAGACAGAAACCTGGTTTGTACTTGTGAGCCGATTGAAGCTTATATGTAA
- a CDS encoding J domain-containing protein, which yields MKDYYYFLGISRDASDEDIKKSYRKLSLKYHPDKNQNDVFFADRFKEIQEAYETLSDKGRRITYDQNLESLQKSFRYTVPPSIKTFSANKIHAKKGEEIIITWQTQNTDVVKVLPFGLEKAYGERVFKITEFKNGKFQLLLHATNSLLHKTVVQGITITEVFESDGEKFRDRAEELFKPQSRTVINKRGYPKIMFLIWGIIILAILIYFWIIDAV from the coding sequence ATGAAAGACTATTACTATTTTCTCGGGATTTCTCGTGATGCTTCGGATGAAGACATCAAAAAATCATACAGAAAACTTTCATTAAAATACCATCCCGATAAAAACCAAAACGATGTTTTTTTTGCCGATCGTTTTAAAGAAATTCAGGAAGCGTATGAAACGCTGAGTGATAAAGGGAGAAGAATTACCTACGATCAGAATTTAGAAAGTTTACAGAAAAGTTTCAGATATACCGTTCCGCCATCGATTAAAACTTTTTCGGCAAATAAAATTCATGCGAAAAAAGGAGAGGAAATCATCATCACATGGCAGACACAGAACACTGATGTAGTGAAAGTTTTACCCTTTGGATTGGAGAAAGCTTACGGAGAAAGAGTTTTTAAGATCACTGAATTCAAAAACGGAAAGTTCCAGCTGCTGCTGCATGCGACCAATTCACTTTTGCATAAGACGGTTGTTCAGGGAATTACGATTACAGAAGTTTTTGAATCTGACGGTGAGAAATTCAGAGACAGAGCGGAGGAATTATTTAAACCACAATCACGAACAGTGATTAATAAAAGAGGTTATCCTAAGATCATGTTTTTGATCTGGGGAATTATTATTTTAGCAATTCTTATTTATTTTTGGATTATTGATGCTGTGTAA
- a CDS encoding RNA polymerase sigma factor, whose amino-acid sequence MPKKEKENIISQTVSNYGGKLMSFIRPKVKNTEDAEDILQEVWYQFSSLTNLSEIVNVGGWLYRVTSNKIIDKYRKKKTENLEDFVYEDEDGSFSIKDILLLDESAGPDVKMFQDEIWKKLFEALEELPEKQKLVYMENELNDKTLQEIADEQGENIKTIISRKNYAVKHLRNRLRQLYEDLNN is encoded by the coding sequence ATGCCAAAAAAGGAGAAAGAAAATATCATCTCGCAGACCGTATCGAATTACGGCGGAAAACTGATGTCTTTTATTCGCCCGAAAGTGAAAAATACCGAAGATGCGGAGGATATTCTGCAGGAGGTTTGGTATCAGTTCAGCAGTTTGACCAATCTTTCTGAAATTGTAAATGTCGGCGGATGGCTGTATCGCGTCACTTCCAATAAAATCATAGACAAATACAGGAAAAAGAAAACTGAAAATCTTGAGGATTTCGTCTACGAAGATGAAGATGGTTCGTTTTCTATAAAAGATATTTTGCTTTTGGATGAAAGTGCCGGACCGGATGTGAAAATGTTTCAGGATGAGATTTGGAAAAAATTGTTTGAAGCTTTAGAAGAACTTCCTGAAAAACAGAAACTGGTTTACATGGAAAATGAGCTGAACGACAAAACGCTACAGGAAATTGCCGATGAACAGGGAGAAAACATAAAAACCATCATCAGCCGCAAAAATTACGCGGTGAAGCATTTGAGAAACAGATTGAGACAGTTGTACGAAGATTTAAATAATTAG
- a CDS encoding SRPBCC family protein yields METLDYEIIINAPKEKVWDALFGNENYGKWTQFFSPGSQMKTDWEVGGKTYFTNPEGEGMVSTIDSLEKPDQVIFKHLGMVDKDGVEDTESMEIKQWSGCFEKYILIDYDGQTKLHVEVQVEKDWREHMNKGFTQGLEVVKNLAEAN; encoded by the coding sequence ATGGAAACATTAGATTACGAAATCATCATCAATGCCCCAAAAGAAAAAGTTTGGGACGCACTTTTCGGAAACGAAAATTATGGAAAGTGGACGCAGTTTTTCAGTCCGGGTTCGCAAATGAAAACAGATTGGGAAGTCGGCGGAAAAACCTATTTTACCAATCCTGAAGGGGAAGGAATGGTCTCAACCATCGACAGTTTGGAAAAACCGGATCAGGTTATTTTTAAACATCTGGGAATGGTGGACAAAGATGGAGTAGAAGACACCGAGAGTATGGAAATCAAACAATGGAGCGGATGTTTTGAAAAGTATATTCTCATCGATTACGACGGACAAACCAAACTCCATGTGGAAGTTCAGGTGGAAAAAGACTGGCGTGAGCACATGAATAAAGGATTTACACAAGGTCTTGAAGTAGTGAAGAATCTTGCAGAAGCAAACTAG
- a CDS encoding SRPBCC family protein, which produces MQLLKFEITIDAAPEKVWSVLWDEFSYRQWTSAFTEGSFYIGTLEEDSKVQFLDPDNNGMFSKVVKNIPQKEMVFLHLGEIYSGIETPMDWGDATESYFLEETEYSTKLRLEINSSEEFKSFFEEKVPMAIQNVKHLSENQL; this is translated from the coding sequence ATGCAACTTTTAAAATTTGAAATTACAATAGATGCTGCTCCCGAAAAGGTCTGGAGTGTGCTTTGGGACGAATTCTCCTACCGTCAATGGACATCGGCGTTCACAGAAGGCTCTTTTTACATAGGAACTTTGGAAGAAGACAGTAAAGTACAGTTTTTAGATCCTGATAATAATGGAATGTTCAGTAAAGTAGTAAAAAACATTCCGCAGAAAGAAATGGTTTTTCTGCATCTTGGGGAAATTTACAGTGGTATCGAAACCCCTATGGATTGGGGCGACGCAACGGAATCTTACTTTCTTGAAGAAACAGAATACTCTACAAAGCTAAGATTAGAGATAAACAGTTCTGAAGAATTTAAAAGTTTTTTTGAAGAAAAAGTTCCTATGGCAATCCAAAATGTGAAGCATCTTTCTGAAAATCAACTGTAA